The following are from one region of the Salvia hispanica cultivar TCC Black 2014 chromosome 1, UniMelb_Shisp_WGS_1.0, whole genome shotgun sequence genome:
- the LOC125213140 gene encoding U-box domain-containing protein 19-like has protein sequence MIRKFDRNHRRILKFPAVSPCEGISPSTLLESLIALSHDICNFRFKPFASQRKNARETLRQISILSIFFEEIREHAPHISDSIILCLSELHITLQRIQFLLSDCARDGAKMLILMKSHTVATQFRSLIRTVATALDILPLDAIGISGEIKELVEMLWKQARKAKMEVDAADESATKRVLLVLNQFENRFEPDPFMIRRVLGYLDIKTWGECHREIRFLEEEIRAGYSDGDEREVPLLSSLIGLLSYCRGVLFEDYDVEVINQSDGRGSNLEVLNCLNPEDFRCPISLELMTDPVTVATGQTYDRVSIQKWLKSGNFVCPKTGERLASTELVPNTSLKKLIQQFCAEYGVSLAKSSKNNRDISRTILPGSPANAAAIKFLSEYLTLSLGYGTDRQKSKAAYEIRLLAKSNLFNRCCLIESGSIPPLLELLDSSDPTMQENAVSALLKLSKQPRGQKSIIENGGLNPILAVLKHGKRQESRQIAAATIFYLASIHEQRRKIGENKETIPSLLELIRDGTACSKKNAVVALFALLFYHRNRDRAIAAGAVATLLGLLDSSDRAEVKTDTLAVLSRLADSFDGSVQIMLASDSALPSILRLLYGIETRAGKEYCVSILHSLCLNCGADVVPILAKDASLMTALYSLVTEGTSHAGRKARSLIKILHRFCETRSFDQKRELRQEQGQFIDV, from the coding sequence ATGATTCGAAAATTCGACCGGAACCACCGCCGGATACTGAAATTCCCGGCGGTCAGCCCCTGCGAGGGAATATCCCCATCAACACTCCTCGAATCTCTGATCGCCCTCTCCCACGACATCTGCAATTTCCGGTTCAAACCCTTCGCATCCCAGCGCAAAAACGCGCGCGAAACGCTCCGGCAGATCTCAATCCTCTCGATATTCTTCGAGGAAATCCGCGAACACGCCCCGCACATCTCCGATTCGATCATCCTCTGCTTGTCGGAGCTCCACATCACGCTCCAGCGGATCCAGTTCCTCCTCTCCGATTGCGCCCGCGACGGCGCCAAAATGCTAATCCTCATGAAATCCCACACCGTCGCGACGCAGTTCCGGTCTCTGATCCGTACCGTCGCGACAGCGCTCGACATCCTCCCTTTAGACGCTATCGGAATCTCCGGAGAGATCAAGGAGTTAGTGGAGATGCTGTGGAAGCAGGCGCGGAAGGCGAAGATGGAGGTCGATGCCGCTGATGAAAGCGCTACTAAGAGAGTGCTTTTAGTCCTCAATCAATTTGAGAACCGGTTCGAGCCCGACCCGTTTATGATCCGCCGGGTTCTCGGGTATTTAGACATCAAGACGTGGGGGGAATGCCACCGAGAGATCAGATTTCTGGAGGAGGAGATTCGCGCAGGATATTCGGACGGGGACGAGAGAGAGGTGCCGTTGCTGAGCAGTTTAATCGGATTGTTGAGTTATTGCAGAGGAGTTCTGTTTGAGGACTACGATGTAGAAGTGATCAATCAATCAGATGGGAGAGGTAGCAATCTGGAGGTGCTTAATTGCTTGAATCCCGAGGATTTTCGCTGCCCAATTTCGCTTGAGCTCATGACCGATCCTGTGACCGTGGCCACCGGGCAGACATACGACCGTGTCTCTATACAAAAATGGCTGAAATCCGGGAATTTTGTGTGTCCGAAAACAGGGGAGAGGCTGGCCAGCACAGAGCTTGTCCCCAACACCAGCCTTAAGAAGCTTATCCAACAATTCTGCGCTGAATACGGCGTTTCGTTAGCGAAATCGAGCAAGAACAATCGAGATATTTCGAGGACTATCTTGCCGGGAAGCCCTGCAAATGCAGCAGCCATCAAATTCCTGTCTGAATATCTTACACTGAGCCTAGGTTATGGAACTGACCGCCAGAAGAGCAAGGCCGCCTACGAAATCCGGCTGCTGGCTAAGTCGAATCTCTTCAACCGGTGCTGCTTGATTGAATCCGGTTCGATCCCACCCCTCCTAGAACTGCTGGACTCGTCCGATCCCACAATGCAAGAAAACGCGGTTTCTGCGTTGCTGAAGCTGTCTAAGCAGCCGAGAGGGCAGAAATCGATCATTGAAAACGGTGGCCTCAATCCAATTCTCGCAGTGCTCAAGCACGGGAAGAGGCAGGAATCGAGACAGATCGCAGCTGCAACGATCTTCTACCTCGCCTCAATACACGAGCAACGCAGGAAGATTGGAGAGAACAAGGAAACAATCCCTTCCTTGCTGGAGCTGATCAGAGATGGCACCGCGTGTAGCAAGAAAAACGCGGTGGTGGCCCTCTTCGCGCTGCTGTTCTACCACAGGAACCGCGACAGGGCCATAGCAGCTGGCGCGGTGGCAACGCTGTTAGGCCTGTTGGATTCCTCAGACAGGGCTGAGGTGAAGACAGACACGCTGGCGGTTCTGTCCAGATTGGCAGACAGCTTTGATGGCTCGGTGCAGATCATGCTGGCTTCGGATTCAGCTCTGCCATCCATCCTGAGGCTGCTCTATGGTATAGAGACGCGGGCCGGGAAGGAATACTGCGTCTCAATCCTGCATTCGCTATGCCTCAACTGTGGAGCTGATGTGGTGCCTATTTTGGCGAAGGACGCGTCTCTGATGACCGCGCTCTACTCACTTGTCACTGAGGGAACGTCTCACGCTGGCAGGAAAGCGCGGTCGCTCATCAAGATCCTGCATAGATTCTGCGAGACGAGGTCGTTTGATCAGAAGAGGGAGCTCAGGCAAGAACAAGGACAGTTTATTGATGTGTGA
- the LOC125202552 gene encoding protein DELETION OF SUV3 SUPPRESSOR 1(I)-like — MATEGQKPSAEEVKTDLFEDDDEFEEFEIDRVCEDLADWDEQNEGEVINQQWEDDWDDDDVNDDFSMKLRKELESEAKST; from the exons ATGGCGACGGAAGGGCAGAAGCCATCAGCTGAGGAAGTAAAGACCGATCTATTTGAAGATGACGACGAGTTTGAGGAGTTCGAAATTGATCGAG TGTGTGAGGATTTGGCCGATTGGGATGAGCAAAACGAAGGCGAAGTAATAAATCAGCAATGGGAAGATGACTGGGACGATGATGATGTGAATGATGATTTCTCTATGAAGCTGAGGAAAGAATTGGAGAGCGAGGCTAAGTCCACATAA